In a single window of the Thermoanaerobacterium sp. PSU-2 genome:
- a CDS encoding Stp1/IreP family PP2C-type Ser/Thr phosphatase produces the protein MLVYALTDKGNVRENNEDSYFISTDERIKLFIVADGMGGCNGGEVASRYAIEVITKYFFSNYSSCNKNDDSIKKFIEDAVRSANSHVFNESFSNIDLTGMGTTLTLLLIENGKFFIGHIGDSRAYLIRDDKLMQITEDHSYVEELVKLGRITHEEARNHPQKNIITRALGIDEEIEVDIFTGDVFKNDVFLLCTDGLTNMLTDDLILKEFNSSESIDKACDNLIKMAKQNGGFDNITIVAVKEV, from the coding sequence ATGTTAGTATATGCACTTACTGATAAGGGTAATGTAAGAGAAAATAATGAAGATTCATATTTTATTTCTACAGATGAAAGAATAAAACTTTTTATTGTAGCTGACGGCATGGGTGGATGTAATGGCGGTGAAGTTGCAAGCAGATACGCAATAGAGGTCATTACAAAGTATTTTTTTAGCAATTATAGTAGTTGTAATAAAAATGATGATTCGATAAAGAAATTTATTGAGGATGCGGTTAGAAGTGCAAACTCTCACGTTTTTAATGAATCTTTTTCGAATATAGACCTTACAGGAATGGGTACAACGCTAACTCTCCTTTTGATAGAGAATGGAAAATTTTTTATTGGTCACATAGGTGATAGCAGAGCATATTTAATAAGAGACGATAAGCTCATGCAGATTACTGAAGATCATTCTTATGTGGAAGAATTAGTGAAATTAGGCAGGATAACCCATGAAGAAGCAAGAAATCATCCACAGAAAAACATTATAACAAGGGCACTTGGCATCGATGAGGAAATAGAAGTAGATATATTTACTGGCGATGTTTTTAAAAATGATGTCTTTTTGCTGTGCACAGATGGATTGACAAATATGCTTACAGACGATTTGATTTTAAAGGAATTTAATAGTTCTGAAAGCATAGATAAGGCTTGCGATAATCTGATTAAAATGGCAAAACAAAATGGTGGCTTTGACAATATTACTATTGTGGCGGTAAAGGAGGTGTGA
- the pknB gene encoding Stk1 family PASTA domain-containing Ser/Thr kinase encodes MVGKMLGNRYEILEKIGEGGMAKVYKAKCHLLNRIVAIKVLRSEFVSDEEFVRRFKRESQAAASLSHPNIVSIYDVGQEGDIYYIVMEYVNGKTLKQLIKETNGPLPIPKSLDIARQVCRALEHAHKHHIVHRDIKPQNILVTDDNIVKVTDFGIARAANGSTITYGGGDVLGTAYYFSPEQAKGAMIDEKTDIYSLGIVMYEMLTGKVPFEGESPISVALKHIQENIVPPSKLNPRVPYKLDKIVLKATEKDINYRYKSAAELLNDIDTFISDPDKLIIGDLTDNNVTRVMKAEEINEKIKDSKTPSKRKGRKILRNIGIAILILALMASLSYGTMYFLNNMATAAEVKVPDIKGQTLDKATTILENNNLKLNISDSQYSDALTNTILSQDPPAGETVKKGSTVNVVVSKGKQNSVVPNVIGSEYRDAQLKLKNSGLNANLIWDYNDSYPNGYVYDQNPRQGVQVEYNTVVDVYVSKGPEMVTVPNVQNMSLDDATKALEDVGLKVGNVTTQPSDSVPDNFVISQSIPQGTSIQKGKSIDLIVSQSTQTQQQQQQTQTQLPQGYKTKEITINLPNQEGPMKVDVYVIQDGNKTLQYSNTYTYADSPITVPVSGKGNVIIEVDINGNVYETMGAKF; translated from the coding sequence ATGGTTGGTAAAATGCTTGGAAATCGATATGAGATACTGGAAAAGATAGGCGAAGGTGGTATGGCAAAGGTATATAAGGCAAAATGCCATCTTTTGAATAGGATTGTTGCCATAAAAGTATTGAGATCGGAATTTGTGTCAGATGAAGAGTTTGTAAGAAGGTTCAAAAGAGAATCACAAGCGGCAGCAAGCCTTTCTCATCCTAATATTGTCAGCATATATGATGTTGGACAAGAAGGAGATATATACTATATTGTAATGGAATATGTCAATGGAAAAACTTTAAAACAATTAATTAAGGAAACGAATGGACCTTTGCCTATACCAAAATCCTTGGATATAGCAAGGCAAGTATGTAGAGCGTTGGAACACGCTCATAAACATCATATTGTTCACAGAGACATTAAGCCACAAAATATATTGGTGACAGATGACAACATTGTAAAGGTAACAGACTTTGGCATTGCAAGAGCAGCTAATGGTTCTACCATAACATATGGTGGAGGAGATGTTCTTGGTACTGCTTACTATTTTTCGCCAGAACAGGCGAAAGGTGCCATGATAGACGAAAAGACCGATATATATTCGCTGGGAATTGTCATGTATGAAATGCTAACTGGCAAAGTTCCTTTTGAAGGTGAGAGCCCAATATCGGTTGCATTAAAGCATATACAGGAAAATATAGTACCACCATCAAAGTTGAATCCTCGAGTACCTTATAAACTTGACAAGATAGTTTTAAAGGCCACCGAAAAAGATATAAATTACAGATATAAAAGTGCGGCTGAACTTTTGAATGATATTGATACGTTTATAAGCGATCCAGATAAATTGATCATAGGTGATTTAACTGACAACAATGTTACGAGGGTCATGAAGGCGGAAGAAATTAACGAGAAGATTAAGGATTCAAAAACACCGAGCAAAAGAAAAGGAAGAAAAATTTTAAGAAATATAGGGATTGCAATATTGATTTTAGCGCTTATGGCATCACTGTCTTACGGTACTATGTATTTTTTAAACAACATGGCTACTGCAGCAGAAGTGAAAGTGCCTGATATAAAAGGTCAAACACTAGACAAAGCAACTACAATATTGGAAAATAACAATTTGAAGTTAAATATTTCAGACAGTCAATACAGCGATGCTCTGACCAACACTATTTTGTCACAAGATCCACCGGCAGGAGAGACTGTAAAGAAGGGTTCTACTGTTAACGTAGTAGTCAGCAAAGGAAAACAGAATTCCGTTGTTCCTAATGTCATAGGCAGTGAATACAGAGATGCTCAGTTGAAATTAAAAAATAGTGGGCTAAATGCAAATTTAATTTGGGACTACAATGATAGCTATCCAAATGGCTACGTGTATGATCAAAATCCAAGGCAAGGTGTGCAAGTTGAATACAATACTGTTGTTGATGTTTATGTAAGCAAAGGACCAGAAATGGTTACAGTTCCTAATGTCCAGAACATGTCGCTTGATGATGCGACAAAAGCTTTGGAAGATGTAGGACTTAAGGTTGGAAATGTAACTACACAACCAAGTGACAGCGTGCCTGATAATTTTGTGATCTCGCAAAGCATACCTCAGGGCACCAGCATTCAAAAGGGCAAATCTATCGATTTGATTGTGAGCCAATCAACACAGACGCAGCAGCAACAGCAACAGACGCAGACTCAATTGCCTCAAGGATATAAGACAAAAGAGATTACAATTAACTTGCCTAATCAAGAAGGCCCTATGAAAGTTGATGTTTATGTTATACAAGATGGCAATAAGACATTGCAGTATTCAAATACGTATACCTATGCAGACAGTCCAATAACAGTACCAGTTAGTGGTAAAGGCAATGTTATTATTGAAGTTGATATAAACGGCAATGTTTACGAAACGATGGGGGCGAAATTTTAG